The Abyssisolibacter fermentans genome segment TCTATTAATAATTTCTTAATTTCATCAGATAATCTTAAAACCCTTAATTTGTTAGCTATTGTTGATTGATTTTTACCAATCTGCTCTGCTAATTCATGTTGTGTAAAATTATGATCTTCAATTAAACTTTTATATCCTTCTGCCTCTTCTATGAAATTTAAATCTTCTCTTTGAAGATTTTCGATTAAAGCGATAACAGCTGTATCTTTTTCACCCATATTCATTATAATTGCAGGTATATAATCTAAACCAGCTATTTCAGATGCTCGCAATCTCCTCTCTCCTGCAACAAGCTCATAGCTACAATCATTAATTTTCCTAACACTTATTGGCTGTAATACTCCATACTGTTTTATAGATTGACTAAGTTCTTCTAAGGATTTCTTACTGAATTTTTTTCTTGGTTGATATGGATTAGGCTTTATGTTTTTTATACTTACTTTCACAACCTCTTCACCTAAAAAACTCATACTTATCATCCTTCCCCACTTTAATTCTGTTTTAATAATTCTTCTTATTGCTGTAATTTTCCTTCTTTAAAACTAATTTTTAATAATTTTCGTTATACATTATTTCCTATATATTTCCTAAATAATAGGGTTTTTCTTTGGAATTCCAGGATTTCTTGGATATTTTGTCGAAGTATTGCTAATTTTCTTTATAACTATTAAAGAATGCACTATATTATCTAATGGTAATATTATTTTTTTTACTTCTTCAATTTTACAACCTAATACTTTTATTGCTTTACTAGCTTCTTCTACTTCACTTTCTACATCAGGACCTTTCATTGCAATAAAATATCCACCTTTTTTTACAAATGGGATACAATACTCACATAGTATATTTAATCTCGCTACAGCTCTTGATACTACGATATCGAATTTCTCTCTGTATTCTTTATCTCTAGCTAACTCTTCAGCTCTACTATGCTTACATTTAACACTTTCTAAATTCAACTCATTAACTAAGTGACTTAAGAAATTAATTCTCTTATTTAAA includes the following:
- the rsmG gene encoding 16S rRNA (guanine(527)-N(7))-methyltransferase RsmG; this translates as MNKVKYLVDSAKSINVSLDEKSIEKFDKYKEILKEWNKKMNLTALKEDEDIEIKHFIDSLTILELEYIKDNDKVIDVGTGAGFPGIPLKIVNETIDLTLMDSLNKRINFLSHLVNELNLESVKCKHSRAEELARDKEYREKFDIVVSRAVARLNILCEYCIPFVKKGGYFIAMKGPDVESEVEEASKAIKVLGCKIEEVKKIILPLDNIVHSLIVIKKISNTSTKYPRNPGIPKKNPII
- the noc gene encoding nucleoid occlusion protein; the protein is MSFLGEEVVKVSIKNIKPNPYQPRKKFSKKSLEELSQSIKQYGVLQPISVRKINDCSYELVAGERRLRASEIAGLDYIPAIIMNMGEKDTAVIALIENLQREDLNFIEEAEGYKSLIEDHNFTQHELAEQIGKNQSTIANKLRVLRLSDEIKKLLIDNNLTERHGRALLKLPVEELRMAVIEKVIKNDLTVKKTEDLIKGMLEDMVKEKEPKAKQNIKSMINFRIYLNTLRNAYDAIKQSGIDAKYQQVDKGDFVEVTVKIPKNKQ